The stretch of DNA AACTGGAGATTAAACAACAAGACACTCATGTGTGAAATCTGTTTTCCCTGACTCCCACTGGGAATTATTCTCTAAAGGGTCCAATCTTCCCTAACCCTTTGCTCCCGTGTCTCCTACTTTACTTTAGGAGTTGAAAGACAAGGTGAACCAGCTGCTCCCCCTGCTGCCGGTGCTGGAACAGTACAAGGCAGATGCCAAGATGATCCTGCGCCTTCGAGAGGAAGTGAGGAATCTTTCTTTGGTGCTGATGGCCATCCAAGAGGAGATGGGAGCCTACGACTATGAGGAGCTGCGCCAAAGAGTCCTTCTGCTGGAGACCAGACTCCACTCCTGCATGCAGAAACTAGGTATGAAAGTGTGAGGATGATTGTCTAAACCTGCCTGATTATAGaatatttgaacgtttcaagaaatATGTGAAAGACGTAGCTGCAGCAAGAAATGGATTGAAGTTAAAACTCACATTTGCACTTTAATTACTGTCAGACGTTTTACAATCAGTGAGCGATTCGGTCTGCTTCAAACATGTTTGCTGTAGATCCGATAAAACCACCCGCCTAATttttgtttactgagattcatttTACAAACAAACACAACTCATTTAGTCAGAATCCTGAGGTCCTCTGTAACTTTTTTATTGTGactgaaaataaaaatatttcagtGGTGATTGTAAATAACTTTGTAAATAGTCAATAAATACTTTTTCAACTATCTATTGGCTAATGTTACAACAAGGACATGGTTATCAGTCAAATTTAAAACTATTAAACAGTAAAAGAATTGCCACTTGCCAGCTACAATTCTgacatcctccaccagagggcagatgACATGTAAAGGATTAAAAGGGAGAAGGccgttttgacttgcttttagcactccctattgtctgtttgtagaaccaaaagcaaaacccatcttctcactgtgcgtttgtctttttaacaccttaacctaacagctgaaacatctcccagccttccttagtgtctacaacaattattcatcactaaatgaaacaaatatgcTGTGTTCGCGATTTAAAACATGCTGAAGCCAGACTGCAGCTCCAAGTATGCCAGCTCTAATTTTTCTAGTTCCCAACTGAGCGGACCAGCAACTGTGAAGCTGCAAGTGGAATATCCTTGCCACAGGGAGTGATAGGAGCGGGAcggcctttcattaaccatgtaaagggtcattttagcacataccggatcaagaaaattattttaaaatatgaaaaagttgcaacgtATCCCTTTAAGGCAGCATGTTCAAGgaaagtactaatcctgttaTGGAGGTAAAATGTCTTAACGTTTTTGAAAAGTGGCTTAAAGTGACTTTGGGAGAAATAATATTTACTGCTTTGCAATCTAAAACCAAATAAAAGTTACTCGATGGGTCATTGGATGTCTTCCTTTTCTTCATCCGCTTACTTGACCTCCAGGCTGTGGGAAGCTCACTGGTGTCAGCAACCCCATCACAGTTCGAGCATCAGGATCAAGATTTGGCTCCTGGATGACAGATACGATGATACCCAGCTCAGACAACAGAGTAAGTCTCCTTCCCTCCTTCTTCTTCGAACTTCAAGAAGCAAAAGATGACATTACCAAACAGAGGATAAACAAAGtcaacagaaacaaaaacaaacatcccTCACAGCAGTGCTGTCATGCTTTGACGGTGACTGATTGACTGTTTTGCCTGAGCAAGACCTCTGATGAGGGAAGAAAATGACAAACACAGAGAGAGAAATGGGAATGTTAAGCTTTGTCACTGATGAATTGCATCTATTTCCCTCCTACCTGTCTTTTTTTTAAACTACAGCTGATTAATTGCTTCATCATCACAGGAGAAATGAGTGAGCTGTTCTCTGAATCACCTGGGTAATTACTAGGAACGTGCGCCAATGCTCTGGACTCAAACTCAATAGCTTCCAGAGACCAGAGATAACATGTAGGTAGATGTGGGAACGAGAAAAAACAAAGCATGGAGGATTTGGGAATGAAAGGTGTGAAAAGAAGATTTTTAGTGATTATTTTAAAGGAGAACTGTAGCTGATGGAGTTTAGCAGAAGAGATGAGGTTGGCCATTCTGACGACAGTGTCAGTAAGCTAATATAATAGACACGTTCCTATTGTTTCAATAGATAGATACATCTACCATCTATGCAGTCATCATTGTTTTATGTCTAAAGGTCGCTGAAGGGTCAGAGCTTCGCCCTGGCTCAGCCTCCTGCTTCCGTTCAGCTCAAAAGCACTTGTTTTGCAACCACATAAGAAACCGTGTTTAAAGCTTTACAATCTGCCCTCCTCCATAATTCATCTGTTGTACCACACCAACACAACTCTTTTCCTCCACCACTCACTGCAGCTGAAAGGAACCCACTCTTTACAAGAGTAAAGCCTGAGTGTGGGCGGGAGACGAAATATGATGGgggagaataaaaaaaatattgtttTAGCTCAGCAAAGGCgcatcaaaataaataaatacccaaTATGACAATTTAATGGAATCAATTGAAAGCTGAATTGCGCCTCCATGGAAGTGACGGGGGGATGAAAACTGAGATGCAACCAGAGAGGCAAGTTGTGTCAGTAGATAGATCCGCTGAGGGCGCTCAGGGAAAAAGATAGAGTTGCTAAATGGATCGATTTTCTGTAAACGGGGACTGAAAAAGGGCAGGGAGCGCAAGTGGTGGTTGCCTGGAAAGCACAGGCAACCACCATCACCCACATGCAGGAGAGATCAataactgtacacacacacacacacacacacacacacacacacacacacacacacacacacacacacacacacacacaagcatccaCTTATGCACAACAGCATGAAGGCACATATCTCCACTCAAACAAGTAGATTCACCACACATTCATCATTCCTACCTTGCTTGAGGCAACGCCGCTAGCAAAACATTACTGAAACATTAAGGTGTTGCAGAGCGGTGTGCCAGGTGCAATACAGGAATAATCCCTCATAACCTTCAGATCTTTGCATTAGTCTCTTTAATCTGACTTATTCTTCCACTGGGAATCTATTTTTTTATCTGTGTGTCTTTTGTTTTCAACAGGTCTGGTCCATGGACGGTTACTTCAAGGGGCGGCGTGTCCTCGAATATCGTACGATGAACGACTTCATGAAGGGCCAGAACTTTGTGCAACACTTGCTCCCACATCCTTGGGCTGGCACAGGCCACGTGGTCTACAACGGCTCACTCTACTACAACAAGTACCAGAGCAACATCATTATCAAGTATCACTTCCGTTCCCGTAGCGTGCTTGTGCAGCGCAGCCTCGGCGGAGCCGGATACAACAACACTTTCCCGTATTCCTGGGGTGGCTCCTCTGACATTGACCTGATGGCGGATGAGAATGGACTTTGGGCTGTTTACACCACCATCCCCAATGCTGGGAACATCGTCATCAGCCGCCTGGAACCCCAGAGTCTGGAAGTGCTGCAAACCTGGGACACGGGTTTTCCCAAGCGTAGTGCTGGAGAGTCTTTCATGATCTGTGGCACACTGTATGTCACAAACTCCCACCTTGCTGGTGCTAAGATCTACTTTGCCTACTACACCAACACATCAAGCTATGAATACACAGACATCCCATTTCACAATCAGTACTCCCACATCTCCATGATGGACTACAACCCTCGGGAGAGGGTTCTATACACCTGGAACAACGGACACCAGGTGCTCTATAATGTCACACTCTTCCAGGTTATTAAGACGTCTGGAGACTAGAGGCCCAAATTAAATTGAAACAATGCTGTGATCATTGTTTAGGGGAAACAGAGGAGCTGTACGGAGATGGGTTTGGTCCATGAGAGATCGTGGTTGGGGGCTGAAATCTGGGGGCTTAGGCTCAGATTTTTTAAAAGAATTTCAATCTTCAAAGAGTGCTATTATTCACATTCTGAGAAGATCTTCTGACAACTGAGTCAGATTCAAAAGACTgagcattttgttttgttttttattttcctgtctgtgATGAATAAGCATGGTTCTTTTTATTTGTGAAGACAAATAAAACATCCACTTTACCATTAAAGatgttgttttttcattgttcCTCCCCGTCTAAACAAGACTTTAGGCTTGAAAGTGGTGGTAAAGGCCTTGATGGCTTTATTTAATGTTTCACTTCCAACATTTTTAAGGTTCTGCCCAACAtgatggctctaaagataatcttttcAGATATTCCttcccatgtgtggtgtgttaggagTGCTCTTGTGTGCTTGTGCATGTTAGGACTGCTCAGATCATAAATACGGCCTTTcgaacatgttggattgtcttggtctgtTTTTTGGGGATAAACAAAGGCGCTGCTTGTTGAATGTGACATCAGGCcaatcagaaagggaggagattgaAGTACACTGCACGCTtctcctccaccatgtttgtttactttgaaataacattttattttgttagatTGCCCATGTGAAAAAGCACAGTTTGTGTATGAACTGGGTTTGTTTGTAGTGTGTACTTTTGGCTGTGTTGCTGAACATCGCACACTGTATGACTGAAATGGTTATATGCATGATTTTTAACACTTGTGGTCTCACATGCTTTGAAAATCGGCCAACAGTTTGAAAATCCTCCCTTGCAACCCGGGAGTAATTTATCTTTTGGTAATCGTTATTTCTTTTTATATAAATATTGGAATCTGACCAGTGAGATTCAAGGAATAAAATGTAGACATAAAATGTGTTCATCGTTCAAAAACAGAAGGTAATTACCACTAATGCAAAATTCCCCCCCAATCATGAAATGACCCGGTGACAGCAGTTGAATATTGACAAGATACTTTTCTTTATCTTGAAAAACTGCATACGCCTTTGTGCATTCTGGGCAAACACACTTTATGCTTCCATGGTGTGAAATTCAACAGCCTGCCAGCACTAACATTTTATATTACAAAGGTGTTTGGAAGTGAAAGCAAAACATCTGGTAAAAGGTGCAGGCGTTGGTGTGACTGGCTGAGAAGAGGGAGTGAGAAGCCAAAATGTAAAAGGTGTTTACACTGGAGCAGCGAACTGATGCTTCACAGTCTGTGTGGCTTGTCAGGCTCCAGTCTGCTTTAAccgtcccactgtcctaatgggtgtgaccccgcgaggaaagttgaccagtgagcagggttgatggtttatcccctgggtccatgtggcaagggtgaggagtgaacaccacctcactcctgccacgcggacctcaagggataagccatcaatcctgctcactggtcaactttcctcgcggggtcatccACAAAGACTGTGGGAGGATTAATCTTGTTAGTCTCACGGATTTTCCCTGGAGGCCTTTGCAGAGAAGTGTTCAAACACAAGGCACACAGTGGGACGCTGGCATTAGCATTTCCAGCTAAGCCCGAGAGGATGCAGCCATTCTTTGTTGACACCATGGTGGATCCAGAAGACACGAGATGAAATAGGAGGTTCTACCTTTTTTGTCCTGTGTAACCATGGTGATTCTCTTCATCCTGCTGACCTTTCCATCAGTAAGGGTTGTGCTGGAGAAAACCTTGAAGAGTGCACACACTTTAGTGGCTCTCATTTATTACAAAACTCAATGATACACCATGATGAAGGGTGTGGCGTTATTAAATGTAATTGTGTTGTTAGATCTGGACAAGAAAGGGAAAATAAACAtgtcaataaaaatgttttacaccAAGAGTATAGAGGATCTTCCTTACAGAAGAAGTAAAACACTATTGAGCCGCAGAGAAAAACATACTACTTGTTCAGGTTATTTGGAATCAGAATGCATAGTAAAGCTATTGCTCATTATGACAAATGCTTAACAAGACCTTGGTCAAAGCTACATTATCACCAGTGCACAGATGTGCTAATATTAACAAGTACTGGTTACAGAAAAGACCGTATAACAATGGACTTGATGTTGCAGGCTCACAATAACTGAGAAACATAGAACTTATTAAACTAATTAAAATTGACAAAAGGCAATAATTTAAAATGTAAGCTTATCTTTcggaaatcagtactaaaatgtatgcCTCTTGTAACTAAATGGGAGAATTGGTGTAAATgagtaataaaacatgaaatgCTCACTGTGGTTTTACTAAATGTACTTGGACAAAAGCAAGATGGCAGCAGATGGTGGCTGAGAGCTCCACCGTGCTCCACCAAATTAATTTGCATCTTTTCACATGTCTTGTGTCAAAACTGGGACTGGTTTTGTTTCCAATTGATTGTATTCAGTCAGTCAACATTTTCATGGACTTAGATGGGATCCCAGGCTCTCTGTGGATATAAGTTCCTGCTGAGACTGCAGAGAGACAGAAAGCAAGAGCAAGTTCTTGTAAGGAGTAAGAACTTGTAAGGAGACAGCCACACAAAATTCTACTTTCCAGCCTCTCTCACCCATTCTGTCTTTCCTCCCCCCTCTCATACATCACAGCCATCTCAAATAAAATGACTGGCTCGAGGCAACAGAGAGAAGCTGGCTGACTTCGCTCAGACTTCTGCTTTTCACACAAACCTGGCTGCATTCAGTCATAACATATGgtgcatccattcatccatccatccatccatccttccgtccATTAATTTATCCTTCCATCAATCAACCCATCTTTTGATGCATGCATCCATGtatccatgcattcatccatccatccatccttccgtccATTAATTTATCCTTCCATCAATCAACCCATCTTTTGATGCATGCATCCATGtatccatgcattcatccatccatccatccttccgtccATTAATTTATCCTTCCATCAATCAACCCATCTTTTGATGCATGCATCCATGtatccatgcattcatccatccatccatccttccgtccATTAATTTATCCTTCCATCAATCAACCCATCTTTAAATGCATGCATCCAtgtatccatgcatccatccattcatctatccttccatccatcaatgcacccatccatccacccatccatcaattcatccatCAGTCCTTTCATCAATTCATTCAtccgtccatccacccatcctttgatgcatccgtccatccattacttccttttttatttttatgtagcGTGGTGGATTGTTGCTACATAGGATCAGTAAGATGTgacattccatataaatatgaaatatcaatccaattggtctttgaatattttattCAATATTACCTTCAGTTCGttggactattcagggaacacacttcatattaattcagacagagtcaaggatatagtttataaaaatgagttTAATTCTATCTTTCTAAACTATCgattatacagtggtgtgaaaaactatctgcccccttcctgatttcttattcttttgcatgtttgtcacacaaaatgtttctgattgtcaaacacatttaaccgttagtcaaagataacacaagtaaagacaaaatgcagttttaaaatgatgttttttattatttagggagagaacaaaatccaaacctacattggcttgtgtgaaaaagtaattgccccctgaacaaaactggttgggcctcccttagcagcaataactgcaatcaagcatttgcgataacttgctacgagtcttttacagcgctctggaggaattttggcccactcatctttgcagaattgttgtaattcagctttatttgagggttttctagcatgaaccgcctttttaaggtcatgccatggcatctcaataggattcaggtcaggactttgactaggccactccaaagacttcattttgttgttcttcagccatgcagaggtggatttgctggtgtgttttgggtcattgtcctgctgcagcacccaagatggcttcagctttagttgacgaaaagacggccggacgttctccttcaggatgttttggtagacggtagaattcatggttccatttatcacagcaagccttccagttcctgaagcagcaaaacaaccccagaccatcacactaccaccaccatgttttactgttggtatgatgttctttgtctgaaatgctgtgttacttctacgccagatataacgggacatttgccttccaaaaagttcaacttttgtctcatcagtctgcagggtattttcccaaaagtattggcaatcattgagatgtaccagactgatggatctcaattactttagttctcatttgttcttgaatttctttgggtcttggcatgatgtctagcttttgaggtgcttttggtctacttctctgtgtcaggcagctcatatttaagtgatttcttgattgaaacaggtgtggcagtaatcgggcttgggggtggctacagaaattgaactcaggtgtgaaacaccacagttgggttattttttgaacaaggggggcaattactttttaacacagggcaatgtaggtttggattttgttctctccctaaataacaaaagccatcatttcaaaactgcattttgtgtttacttgtgttatctctgactaatggttaaatgtgtttgatgatcagaaacattttgtgtgacaaacatgcaaaataataagaaatcaggaagggggcaaatagttttttctCACCACTGTACATGACAAAGTATAAATGCAATGATGGATGTGCAAGATtaaagaaaatgaataaaatgatggaatgtaagctagatgtttaagTAGCAACaccttattaagtatctgagaTATCTtgagatgtctgggttgtaaagtcAGTTTGACTGTATGGTTTATAAAGCTATGGATAGTTCATAAACACACCTGACACCAGTGTGCAAGTCTACGATACTCTTGTGTGATGGCAACTCTCTGGAGGAAAGGCATCCAGAGTGGTGATGTCACCGGATGGAGTGGCTCCTCGAATCTCAAAGAGTTGCAGCTCCCTTTGACTTCAGATAGCACCAGCCACAAGATACTACCAGGGTCTGCAAGTTAGACTTTCCACGTCGGAGGTGTTGTAGCATCTGAAAACACTTGCAGGGcttttgaccttgaggtcaaagaGAGGATGGTCCCAACTGCTTTGCTCACCCGGTCGGCCGAACCAGGAGGCGGCATAGAACTGAGTAGATCAGGAAGTGGTCTAACCTTAATTAActgttgttgacaaatttagacaaatcagaattggaCTAGTTTTAAAAGGCATTAACCAAATTTCTCAGGGAATCACTGCTTCCCTCAGACACTTAGAGGTTATTCTTAATGTGaagtaaaaatgttaaacattaataatgaTATTATGaggtgtgaatatactgatagaTTTAATTCTTAAAATCAACAAACACTAATCTGGTgttgtttaagatctgaaataaatccTTACAAGAAAAACATTACTTTTAATTTTAACCCATcgaaagtttgtttacaaatcagAATATCATCGACGTAGATGATGGTACCTCACTtctgagcatcggggcaggctttgtccaagaggaTGTTGAACTCAGAGGGTGAGTTTGAGTAGCCAAATGAACACTGTGTGAAGGTCTATTGGCGGTTGGTGAAGGTGAACGCTAATTTATATTGGTCAGACTCATGGACAGGGATTGTCCAGAATCCATACCCAATGTTAAGGGTGGAAAAGCATTTAGCATCTCTCACCTTCAGAAGATCTTGTTCCAGGCAGGCCATCGGCCACTGAGACAATGGAACTTGTGGTTAAGTTTCCTGtattcaatggttagtcgccatttACTattatccaatccaattttatttatatagcgcatttaaaaactGCTTGTCAGCTGACCAAAATCCTGCtcagagttaaacctaaaaagccattcaaatttACTATTAGGTTTacttaccggccacaacggagccgagtaggtgctgtgccccccccccctctagaTCGACAGCAGGGACAAGGAGCTCCGCAAAACCAATACAAAGGATCAAAGGCATGGAACTGAGGTCAGAAATGTACACGAGGTGTGTCATCATTCATCAACATAGGACTGACAATCAAGTGAAGAAGAGAAACGAACGAAAAGGTCGTGTCACCTGGAGCACATGCACAGATATTCATTGCACATGAGGTGAGTTCTGGTGGTCAACTTCCTCCTCCAGTAGCCAGGCAGAGGCAGTTGAAAAGAGAATGAGACATGAGAGTGAAGTCTGAACTGGTGTCCAGAAGAGCGTCACAGGGGAGCACCTGTTCGAGGGTCACGGCTACTTAAGGCTCCCAGCCCACCCTTGCAACTTGAGTTGTCCCAAAAGCATTTTGGCTGATTGGTCACCTGAGGGCACTGGACCATCGTAACAGGCGGATGGATCGATCATTGGAGCAGTGAGGATCTCGAGGTAAAATGGCTTCTTATCAGAATGATGATGGCTGTTTTTTA from Nothobranchius furzeri strain GRZ-AD chromosome 5, NfurGRZ-RIMD1, whole genome shotgun sequence encodes:
- the olfm2a gene encoding noelin-2a isoform X6 encodes the protein MHLFSAMFLLVMLAEMPSEALYPSPEEGWQIYSSAQDADGKCICTVVAPAQNMCNRDPRSRQLRQLMEKVQNISQSMEVLDLRTYRDLQYVRNTESLMKVVDGKLKVASDNPRSLNPKGFQELKDKVNQLLPLLPVLEQYKADAKMILRLREEVRNLSLVLMAIQEEMGAYDYEELRQRVLLLETRLHSCMQKLGCGKLTGVSNPITVRASGSRFGSWMTDTMIPSSDNRVWSMDGYFKGRRVLEYRTMNDFMKGQNFVQHLLPHPWAGTGHVVYNGSLYYNKYQSNIIIKYHFRSRSVLVQRSLGGAGYNNTFPYSWGGSSDIDLMADENGLWAVYTTIPNAGNIVISRLEPQSLEVLQTWDTGFPKRSAGESFMICGTLYVTNSHLAGAKIYFAYYTNTSSYEYTDIPFHNQYSHISMMDYNPRERVLYTWNNGHQVLYNVTLFQVIKTSGD
- the olfm2a gene encoding noelin-2a isoform X5; this translates as MHLFSAMFLLVMLAEMPSEQALYPSPEEGWQIYSSAQDADGKCICTVVAPAQNMCNRDPRSRQLRQLMEKVQNISQSMEVLDLRTYRDLQYVRNTESLMKVVDGKLKVASDNPRSLNPKGFQELKDKVNQLLPLLPVLEQYKADAKMILRLREEVRNLSLVLMAIQEEMGAYDYEELRQRVLLLETRLHSCMQKLGCGKLTGVSNPITVRASGSRFGSWMTDTMIPSSDNRVWSMDGYFKGRRVLEYRTMNDFMKGQNFVQHLLPHPWAGTGHVVYNGSLYYNKYQSNIIIKYHFRSRSVLVQRSLGGAGYNNTFPYSWGGSSDIDLMADENGLWAVYTTIPNAGNIVISRLEPQSLEVLQTWDTGFPKRSAGESFMICGTLYVTNSHLAGAKIYFAYYTNTSSYEYTDIPFHNQYSHISMMDYNPRERVLYTWNNGHQVLYNVTLFQVIKTSGD
- the olfm2a gene encoding noelin-2a isoform X1, translated to MSVPMLKIGAVLSTMAMVTNWMSQTLPSLVGLNGTTISRGGTSERIVSQALYPSPEEGWQIYSSAQDADGKCICTVVAPAQNMCNRDPRSRQLRQLMEKVQNISQSMEVLDLRTYRDLQYVRNTESLMKVVDGKLKVASDNPRSLNPKGFQELKDKVNQLLPLLPVLEQYKADAKMILRLREEVRNLSLVLMAIQEEMGAYDYEELRQRVLLLETRLHSCMQKLGCGKLTGVSNPITVRASGSRFGSWMTDTMIPSSDNRVWSMDGYFKGRRVLEYRTMNDFMKGQNFVQHLLPHPWAGTGHVVYNGSLYYNKYQSNIIIKYHFRSRSVLVQRSLGGAGYNNTFPYSWGGSSDIDLMADENGLWAVYTTIPNAGNIVISRLEPQSLEVLQTWDTGFPKRSAGESFMICGTLYVTNSHLAGAKIYFAYYTNTSSYEYTDIPFHNQYSHISMMDYNPRERVLYTWNNGHQVLYNVTLFQVIKTSGD
- the olfm2a gene encoding noelin-2a isoform X2, whose protein sequence is MSVPMLKIGAVLSTMAMVTNWMSQTLPSLVGLNGTTISRGGTSERIVSALYPSPEEGWQIYSSAQDADGKCICTVVAPAQNMCNRDPRSRQLRQLMEKVQNISQSMEVLDLRTYRDLQYVRNTESLMKVVDGKLKVASDNPRSLNPKGFQELKDKVNQLLPLLPVLEQYKADAKMILRLREEVRNLSLVLMAIQEEMGAYDYEELRQRVLLLETRLHSCMQKLGCGKLTGVSNPITVRASGSRFGSWMTDTMIPSSDNRVWSMDGYFKGRRVLEYRTMNDFMKGQNFVQHLLPHPWAGTGHVVYNGSLYYNKYQSNIIIKYHFRSRSVLVQRSLGGAGYNNTFPYSWGGSSDIDLMADENGLWAVYTTIPNAGNIVISRLEPQSLEVLQTWDTGFPKRSAGESFMICGTLYVTNSHLAGAKIYFAYYTNTSSYEYTDIPFHNQYSHISMMDYNPRERVLYTWNNGHQVLYNVTLFQVIKTSGD
- the olfm2a gene encoding noelin-2a isoform X3; protein product: MSVPMLKIGAVLSTMAMVTNWMSQTLPSLVGLNGTTISRGGTSERIQALYPSPEEGWQIYSSAQDADGKCICTVVAPAQNMCNRDPRSRQLRQLMEKVQNISQSMEVLDLRTYRDLQYVRNTESLMKVVDGKLKVASDNPRSLNPKGFQELKDKVNQLLPLLPVLEQYKADAKMILRLREEVRNLSLVLMAIQEEMGAYDYEELRQRVLLLETRLHSCMQKLGCGKLTGVSNPITVRASGSRFGSWMTDTMIPSSDNRVWSMDGYFKGRRVLEYRTMNDFMKGQNFVQHLLPHPWAGTGHVVYNGSLYYNKYQSNIIIKYHFRSRSVLVQRSLGGAGYNNTFPYSWGGSSDIDLMADENGLWAVYTTIPNAGNIVISRLEPQSLEVLQTWDTGFPKRSAGESFMICGTLYVTNSHLAGAKIYFAYYTNTSSYEYTDIPFHNQYSHISMMDYNPRERVLYTWNNGHQVLYNVTLFQVIKTSGD
- the olfm2a gene encoding noelin-2a isoform X4 is translated as MSVPMLKIGAVLSTMAMVTNWMSQTLPSLVGLNGTTISRGGTSERIALYPSPEEGWQIYSSAQDADGKCICTVVAPAQNMCNRDPRSRQLRQLMEKVQNISQSMEVLDLRTYRDLQYVRNTESLMKVVDGKLKVASDNPRSLNPKGFQELKDKVNQLLPLLPVLEQYKADAKMILRLREEVRNLSLVLMAIQEEMGAYDYEELRQRVLLLETRLHSCMQKLGCGKLTGVSNPITVRASGSRFGSWMTDTMIPSSDNRVWSMDGYFKGRRVLEYRTMNDFMKGQNFVQHLLPHPWAGTGHVVYNGSLYYNKYQSNIIIKYHFRSRSVLVQRSLGGAGYNNTFPYSWGGSSDIDLMADENGLWAVYTTIPNAGNIVISRLEPQSLEVLQTWDTGFPKRSAGESFMICGTLYVTNSHLAGAKIYFAYYTNTSSYEYTDIPFHNQYSHISMMDYNPRERVLYTWNNGHQVLYNVTLFQVIKTSGD